Proteins encoded together in one uncultured Flavobacterium sp. window:
- a CDS encoding TetR family transcriptional regulator yields MSYIELNDKKIQILEVAEKLFSEKGFEGTSIRDISKVAKINVAMISYYFGSKERLLEALILYKTSDLKLRLENLLQEDLEPIEKVNKLIEIYIHRISCNKGIFRVLHFEINAKKREKSFIAFTELKKGNLKSVESIITQGQEKGVFRKDVIIPLITPTIIGTFFHFHMNKSFYEELLNLKTEAMYNEYIKTSLTKHIQQTIKALLVYEN; encoded by the coding sequence ATGTCATACATCGAATTAAACGATAAAAAAATTCAGATTCTTGAAGTCGCAGAAAAGCTTTTTTCTGAAAAAGGATTTGAAGGTACATCGATACGGGATATCTCAAAAGTGGCAAAAATTAATGTTGCCATGATTTCGTACTATTTTGGTTCTAAAGAGCGTCTTCTTGAAGCTTTAATCCTTTATAAAACTTCTGATTTAAAATTAAGACTCGAAAATTTGTTACAGGAAGATCTGGAACCTATTGAAAAAGTCAATAAATTAATCGAAATTTACATTCACAGAATCAGTTGCAACAAAGGGATTTTCAGGGTTTTACATTTTGAAATCAACGCAAAAAAAAGAGAAAAAAGCTTTATTGCCTTTACAGAACTAAAAAAAGGGAATCTAAAATCTGTTGAGAGTATTATTACTCAAGGTCAGGAAAAAGGTGTTTTCAGGAAAGATGTCATCATTCCGCTTATCACTCCCACAATTATTGGAACTTTCTTTCACTTTCATATGAATAAATCTTTTTATGAAGAATTATTAAATTTAAAAACAGAAGCCATGTACAATGAGTACATTAAAACCAGTCTTACAAAGCACATTCAACAAACTATAAAAGCTCTACTTGTTTATGAAAATTAA
- a CDS encoding TolC family protein produces MKINQLMLFGIFFIGISSIEAQEKTSLTLDEAVKMAWEKSNEVTLADTKVNTKKYELQTVKNNQYPDLKISGQYQRLTKASIDMHNSGDQASANPMPSPDRVMFGMATLSLPIFSGFKIQNSISASDNLYEAETAYAAKTKEDVALRVVTYYTALYKAQKTLDLLNENQKQAKQRVTDFTELEKNGIIPRNDLLKAQLLVSKTQLSIDEANNNINNINFYLTTLLKLEPSVKLQVNEADFFNLKTTNAPTSDALALQNRKDLEAIRFQQKATEANIKIAKASYYPSLALLGGYTALDLKDIITVRYAMNFGVGLSYDLSGIYKNSAHVREAESKALEAKNSEAIMTDRIKVEVQKSIEDYDLAINQSVVYDEALQQASENYRLVKDKFDNGLSDTNDLVEADVEHLSAKINTALSKATIIQKYYELLSVSGQLSQSFNLSKI; encoded by the coding sequence ATGAAAATTAATCAATTAATGCTCTTTGGGATTTTCTTTATCGGAATTTCATCAATAGAAGCACAAGAAAAAACAAGTTTAACCTTAGATGAAGCCGTTAAAATGGCTTGGGAAAAGAGTAACGAAGTTACGCTTGCCGATACTAAGGTAAACACAAAGAAATACGAACTGCAAACGGTAAAAAACAATCAATATCCGGATTTAAAAATTTCAGGTCAATACCAACGTCTGACAAAAGCCTCGATTGATATGCACAACAGTGGCGATCAGGCAAGTGCAAATCCAATGCCATCTCCGGATCGAGTAATGTTTGGAATGGCGACGTTAAGTTTACCAATATTCTCTGGATTTAAAATTCAAAATAGTATAAGTGCTTCCGATAATTTATACGAAGCTGAAACTGCTTATGCTGCTAAAACAAAAGAAGATGTCGCTTTGCGTGTAGTTACTTATTATACTGCTTTATACAAAGCTCAAAAAACATTGGACCTTTTGAACGAAAATCAAAAGCAAGCTAAACAACGTGTAACTGATTTTACGGAATTAGAGAAAAACGGAATCATTCCGAGAAATGATTTATTGAAAGCACAATTGTTGGTTTCTAAAACGCAATTATCTATTGATGAAGCTAATAACAACATCAATAATATTAACTTTTACCTTACTACTTTATTAAAATTAGAGCCAAGTGTAAAACTTCAGGTTAATGAAGCTGATTTCTTTAATTTAAAAACAACTAATGCACCAACATCTGATGCACTAGCGTTACAGAACAGAAAAGATTTAGAAGCAATTCGTTTTCAACAAAAAGCAACCGAGGCTAACATTAAAATAGCAAAAGCAAGTTATTATCCATCTCTTGCATTATTGGGTGGTTATACTGCATTAGATCTTAAAGATATCATTACTGTAAGATATGCTATGAACTTTGGAGTTGGTCTATCGTATGATTTATCAGGAATCTACAAAAATAGCGCGCATGTAAGAGAAGCCGAAAGTAAAGCATTAGAAGCTAAAAACTCTGAAGCTATTATGACGGATCGTATCAAAGTTGAGGTTCAAAAATCTATTGAAGATTATGACTTAGCGATCAACCAAAGTGTGGTTTATGACGAAGCGCTTCAACAAGCCAGCGAAAACTACAGACTTGTAAAAGATAAATTTGATAACGGTTTATCTGACACCAATGATTTAGTTGAAGCTGACGTTGAACACTTAAGTGCTAAAATAAATACTGCTTTGTCTAAAGCAACAATTATTCAAAAATACTACGAATTACTATCCGTATCAGGACAATTATCACAATCATTCAATCTTTCTAAAATATAA
- a CDS encoding HlyD family secretion protein — MEKKKTNTKFIIILTVLVLVGGTYGISKYLHSLAHEETDDAQIEKKMNPIIPRVSGYISKVYVKDNDFVKKGDTLFTIDKRDYQLKIDEANAALLGAEGQYEAAKADIGSANASISVSDAQMKSATGSIESAKIRLRQITNDYNRYNNLYKTHTITKQQYEQALSAKDEAENQVRVLEQQQRASSYQKSVIESKSKASDKQTEVAAANIKKAKTMLDVAHLNLSYTVVTAAIDGQVSKVDIQPGQLVQPGQSLFYIINNNEAWVVANFKETQLNKMIVGQKVSLKVDAYPKYEFKGTVTSFSPATGSRFSLLPPDNATGNFVKTIQRLPVKISLDESNDPEKVKLLRPGMNVDVDVHLK; from the coding sequence ATGGAAAAGAAAAAAACAAATACTAAATTCATCATTATACTAACCGTTTTGGTTTTAGTGGGCGGAACTTACGGAATATCAAAATACCTGCACTCTTTAGCTCATGAAGAAACGGATGATGCTCAAATTGAGAAAAAAATGAATCCAATTATTCCTAGAGTATCTGGATATATTAGTAAAGTGTATGTAAAAGATAATGACTTTGTAAAAAAAGGTGATACTTTATTTACTATCGATAAAAGAGATTATCAATTAAAAATCGACGAAGCTAATGCTGCTTTACTAGGTGCCGAAGGTCAATATGAAGCTGCAAAAGCTGATATTGGAAGCGCTAATGCAAGTATTTCAGTTTCTGATGCTCAAATGAAATCTGCTACAGGTTCTATCGAAAGCGCAAAAATCAGATTAAGACAAATTACAAACGATTATAACCGTTACAACAATTTGTATAAAACTCATACAATTACAAAACAACAATACGAGCAAGCTTTATCTGCAAAAGACGAAGCCGAAAATCAAGTGCGTGTTTTAGAGCAACAACAAAGAGCTAGTTCTTACCAAAAATCAGTAATTGAATCTAAATCTAAAGCTTCCGACAAACAAACTGAAGTTGCTGCTGCTAATATCAAAAAAGCAAAAACAATGTTAGATGTTGCGCATTTAAATCTTAGCTATACTGTTGTAACTGCTGCAATTGACGGACAGGTTTCTAAAGTTGATATTCAGCCGGGACAATTGGTTCAACCAGGACAATCTTTATTTTATATCATCAATAATAATGAAGCTTGGGTTGTTGCTAACTTTAAAGAAACACAATTAAACAAAATGATTGTGGGACAAAAAGTAAGCTTAAAAGTTGATGCTTATCCTAAATATGAATTCAAAGGTACAGTAACTTCATTTTCTCCTGCAACAGGATCTCGTTTCTCATTATTACCTCCTGATAACGCAACAGGTAACTTCGTAAAAACGATTCAAAGATTACCGGTAAAAATTAGTTTAGATGAATCTAACGATCCTGAAAAAGTAAAATTACTAAGACCAGGAATGAATGTTGATGTAGATGTACATTTAAAATAA
- a CDS encoding MDR family MFS transporter translates to MATAVQADDDLVEYGYRRVIITITAVLCALLEIVDTTIVNVALTDMRGSLGATLTDVAWVITAYAIANVIVIPMTSWLSQQFGRRNYFVASIIIFTVCSFLCGNATNIWELVAFRFVQGMGGGALLVTAQTIITESYPVAKRGMAQAIYGMGVIVGPTLGPPLGGYLVDNYSWPYIFYINIPLGIIATILALTFVRSPKYGEKLKANQVDWWGIILLAAFIGSLQFVLEHGQQDDWFNDSSIVTLSVVTVLGLILFVWRELTYKHPIVNLSVLKDGNLRIGTVMCFILGFGLYGSTLIIPIYTQSILGWTATDAGLLLIPGSITTAIMMPFVGNMIQKGVPQGYMVGVGFFVFFLFTFLMYSRMTPDTGVEHMYWPLILRGIGLGLLFVPITTLSLSTLKGKHIGEGAAFTGMMRQLGGSFGIAIITTFITRLSQEHRVNLLTNLDPAKYDVQQRIAGMQRAFMSKGYSADVALKKAYQGLEYSVMKQSTVLAYMDIFMYLGIMFLFCIPIILLIKKGKNKINPADAMH, encoded by the coding sequence ATGGCAACAGCAGTACAAGCAGACGACGATTTAGTAGAATACGGTTACAGACGTGTCATAATCACGATTACGGCGGTACTTTGTGCCTTGCTGGAAATTGTAGATACCACGATTGTAAACGTAGCTCTAACAGACATGCGAGGTAGCCTTGGTGCTACTTTAACTGATGTAGCTTGGGTAATTACAGCATACGCAATTGCGAATGTTATTGTAATTCCGATGACGAGTTGGCTTTCGCAACAATTTGGGAGACGTAATTATTTTGTGGCTTCTATCATAATATTTACGGTCTGTTCCTTTTTATGCGGTAATGCGACTAATATATGGGAACTGGTAGCTTTTAGGTTTGTACAAGGTATGGGTGGTGGTGCACTACTCGTAACCGCGCAAACTATTATCACCGAAAGTTATCCAGTGGCAAAACGTGGTATGGCACAGGCAATTTACGGAATGGGTGTAATTGTTGGTCCAACTTTAGGTCCGCCTTTGGGAGGATATTTAGTAGATAATTATTCCTGGCCTTATATATTTTATATCAATATTCCGTTGGGGATTATTGCAACTATTCTGGCGCTTACTTTTGTAAGAAGCCCGAAATATGGAGAGAAATTAAAAGCAAATCAGGTTGACTGGTGGGGAATTATATTATTGGCCGCTTTTATCGGATCACTTCAATTCGTTCTGGAACATGGTCAACAAGACGATTGGTTTAATGATTCGTCTATTGTAACCTTAAGTGTTGTTACAGTTCTTGGATTAATTTTATTTGTATGGAGAGAGCTTACTTATAAACATCCAATTGTAAATTTAAGTGTTCTAAAAGATGGAAATTTAAGAATTGGAACCGTAATGTGTTTCATTCTTGGTTTCGGTTTATACGGATCAACGTTAATTATCCCAATCTACACGCAATCTATTTTAGGATGGACAGCGACAGATGCCGGTTTATTATTGATTCCAGGGTCGATTACCACAGCGATCATGATGCCATTTGTGGGTAATATGATTCAAAAAGGTGTGCCGCAAGGTTATATGGTTGGAGTTGGATTTTTTGTATTTTTCCTCTTTACCTTTTTGATGTACAGTCGTATGACTCCTGATACCGGTGTCGAGCATATGTATTGGCCTTTGATTTTAAGAGGAATTGGTTTAGGATTACTTTTTGTACCTATTACAACACTTTCACTTTCTACTTTAAAAGGAAAACATATTGGTGAAGGAGCCGCTTTTACCGGAATGATGAGACAATTAGGTGGTTCATTTGGTATTGCAATTATCACCACTTTTATCACACGTTTGAGTCAGGAACACAGAGTAAACTTATTGACCAATTTAGATCCTGCAAAATATGATGTTCAACAACGTATTGCGGGAATGCAAAGAGCTTTTATGTCTAAAGGATATAGCGCTGATGTCGCATTGAAAAAAGCTTATCAAGGTCTGGAATACTCAGTAATGAAACAAAGTACAGTACTAGCCTATATGGATATTTTTATGTATTTAGGAATTATGTTCCTATTTTGTATACCAATTATTCTTTTAATCAAAAAAGGAAAAAACAAAATTAATCCTGCTGATGCAATGCATTAA
- the yaaA gene encoding peroxide stress protein YaaA — MKIVISPAKSLNFEKELPTTQHTEPAFLKEARLVHKVLKPKKPAELSELMSISDKLSDLNWKRNQEWKTPFSPENARPAIYTFDGDVYTGLDAYTIPVEKLDVLQSKLRILSGLYGVLKPLDLMQAYRLEMGTKLPVGEYKNLHEFWKPTVTKALNKELVKGELFVNLASNEYFSAVDVKALKVPVITPDFKDYKDGKLKMISFFAKKARGMMVRYIIDTNAETIDDLKGFNYEGYQFDANLSKGNHLVFTR, encoded by the coding sequence ATGAAAATTGTTATATCACCGGCGAAGTCATTAAATTTCGAAAAAGAATTACCCACAACTCAACATACAGAACCTGCTTTTTTAAAAGAAGCACGCTTGGTTCATAAAGTTTTAAAACCTAAAAAGCCTGCTGAATTATCTGAATTAATGTCGATTTCAGATAAATTATCTGATTTAAACTGGAAAAGAAATCAGGAATGGAAAACACCTTTTTCACCTGAAAATGCACGTCCGGCAATCTATACTTTTGATGGAGATGTTTATACAGGTTTAGACGCTTATACAATTCCTGTAGAGAAGTTGGATGTTCTGCAAAGTAAGCTTAGAATTTTATCCGGACTTTATGGTGTCTTGAAACCGCTTGATTTAATGCAGGCATACCGTTTAGAAATGGGAACAAAATTGCCTGTGGGCGAGTATAAAAACCTACATGAATTCTGGAAACCAACCGTTACTAAAGCTTTAAACAAAGAATTGGTAAAAGGAGAGTTGTTTGTGAATTTAGCCAGTAACGAATATTTTTCGGCTGTAGATGTAAAGGCTTTAAAAGTTCCTGTGATCACACCGGATTTTAAAGATTACAAAGACGGAAAACTAAAAATGATCAGTTTCTTTGCTAAAAAAGCAAGGGGTATGATGGTACGTTATATCATCGATACCAATGCAGAAACGATTGACGACCTAAAAGGGTTTAACTACGAAGGTTATCAGTTTGATGCGAATCTTTCTAAAGGAAATCATTTGGTTTTTACGAGATAG
- a CDS encoding HD domain-containing protein, with product MAIQTNYKAALQNKIFEVISQASKELNVDSYVIGGFVRDLLLNRGSKKDIDVVAVGSGIELALKVSELLPKKPKVQVFKTYGTAMLRFEDTDIEFVGARKESYNFESRNPIVENGTLEDDQNRRDFTINALALSLNEKTFGDLSDPFGGLADLENKTIKTPLDPSITYSDDPLRMLRAIRFANQLGFEIEKNSLDAITQNAERIKIISGERIVDELNKILSTDKPSIGFLLLYQTGLLEIILPELTALNQVEEIEGHTHKNNFYHTLEVVDNICPNTNDVWLRWSALLHDIGKAPTKRFNKKQGWTFHGHEFLGGKMAKKIFERLHMPLNHKMKFVQKMVIMSSRPIVLAQDIVTDSAVRRLVFDAGEDVEDLMTLCEADITTKNPSKFKKYHKNFEIVRKKIVEVEERDHVRNFQPPISGEEIMEMFDLKPSREIGVLKEAVKEAILEGDIPNEYQAAYDFVIKKAEKMGLKKGAK from the coding sequence GTGGCTATACAAACAAACTATAAAGCAGCTTTACAAAATAAAATCTTCGAAGTTATTTCGCAGGCATCTAAGGAACTAAATGTTGACAGTTATGTAATTGGCGGTTTTGTTCGTGATTTGCTTTTAAATCGAGGCTCAAAAAAAGACATTGATGTTGTTGCAGTTGGCAGCGGTATCGAATTGGCTTTGAAAGTTTCTGAATTACTGCCAAAAAAACCTAAAGTGCAGGTTTTTAAAACTTACGGAACTGCAATGTTGCGTTTTGAAGATACTGATATTGAATTTGTTGGTGCCCGAAAAGAATCTTATAATTTTGAAAGCAGAAATCCAATTGTAGAAAACGGAACTCTTGAAGATGACCAAAACCGTCGTGATTTCACCATCAATGCATTAGCTTTATCATTAAACGAAAAAACATTTGGAGATCTTTCTGATCCTTTTGGCGGATTAGCTGATCTTGAAAATAAAACTATAAAAACTCCTTTGGATCCAAGTATTACCTACTCTGATGATCCTTTGCGAATGCTTCGTGCTATTCGTTTTGCAAATCAGTTAGGTTTTGAGATTGAGAAAAACTCTCTTGATGCAATAACTCAAAATGCAGAGAGAATCAAAATCATTTCTGGTGAACGAATTGTTGATGAATTAAACAAAATTCTTTCGACAGATAAACCTTCTATCGGATTTTTACTTTTATATCAAACCGGGCTTTTAGAAATTATTCTTCCTGAATTAACGGCGTTGAATCAGGTTGAAGAAATTGAAGGTCATACACATAAAAACAACTTTTATCACACCTTGGAAGTTGTTGATAATATTTGCCCAAACACAAATGACGTTTGGTTACGTTGGTCAGCTTTGTTGCACGATATTGGAAAAGCGCCAACAAAACGTTTCAATAAAAAACAAGGCTGGACTTTTCACGGACATGAATTTCTGGGCGGGAAAATGGCCAAGAAAATATTCGAACGTTTGCACATGCCATTGAATCACAAAATGAAATTTGTGCAAAAAATGGTGATTATGAGTTCACGTCCAATTGTTTTGGCGCAGGATATTGTAACTGACAGCGCTGTTCGTCGTTTGGTTTTTGATGCCGGAGAAGATGTCGAAGATTTAATGACATTGTGTGAAGCAGATATAACAACCAAAAATCCATCGAAATTCAAGAAATACCATAAGAATTTTGAAATCGTTCGCAAGAAAATTGTTGAAGTAGAAGAACGCGATCATGTTCGTAATTTTCAACCGCCAATTTCAGGTGAAGAAATCATGGAAATGTTCGATTTGAAACCTTCTCGCGAAATTGGAGTTTTAAAAGAAGCTGTAAAAGAAGCCATTTTAGAAGGTGATATTCCGAATGAATATCAGGCAGCTTATGATTTTGTAATTAAAAAAGCTGAAAAAATGGGTTTAAAAAAAGGTGCAAAGTAA
- a CDS encoding COX15/CtaA family protein → MKKHFPTIAKTALVLVYLVIVAGALVRMTGSGMGCPDWPKCFGYYIPPTDIKELTWEPNRTFEKGQVIIKDETLLVAKDNFTTQTSFDASHWEKYTKHDYAIFNPLHTWIEYINRLCGALAGMACFFMAIASFRFWKQNKKITLLSWLVVFMMGFQAWLGAKVVYSVLNPIKITVHMVMALVIVAVILYIIQLARPKLATVTYNSTFRNVLLFSLLLTLIQVAIGTQVRQFVDEQVKNGLTASILWLQNPSVTFYVHRSFSILVLLVNVYLYIKNTKFGLGFSKMNWVLAIIGIEILTGMSMAYLDFPIGSQAIHLVLASILFGIQFYMILEAKKPNPANS, encoded by the coding sequence ATGAAAAAACATTTCCCTACAATCGCAAAAACAGCATTAGTTTTAGTTTATTTAGTAATTGTTGCCGGCGCATTAGTGCGTATGACAGGATCTGGAATGGGTTGTCCGGATTGGCCAAAGTGTTTTGGGTATTACATTCCACCAACGGATATAAAGGAATTAACCTGGGAACCGAATCGTACTTTTGAAAAAGGACAAGTAATCATTAAAGATGAAACACTTTTGGTTGCCAAAGACAATTTTACGACTCAAACTTCTTTTGACGCTTCGCACTGGGAAAAATATACCAAACACGATTATGCCATTTTTAATCCGTTACATACCTGGATCGAATACATCAACAGATTATGTGGCGCTTTAGCAGGAATGGCTTGTTTTTTTATGGCAATCGCTTCTTTTAGATTTTGGAAACAAAACAAAAAAATCACTTTACTTTCGTGGTTAGTTGTTTTTATGATGGGTTTTCAGGCTTGGTTGGGTGCAAAAGTAGTTTACTCTGTATTGAATCCAATAAAAATTACGGTTCACATGGTTATGGCTTTGGTAATTGTTGCTGTTATTCTGTACATTATTCAATTGGCTAGACCAAAATTAGCCACAGTAACTTATAATTCAACTTTTAGAAACGTGCTTTTATTTTCTCTTTTGCTGACATTAATTCAAGTAGCAATAGGAACACAGGTACGTCAATTTGTTGACGAACAGGTAAAAAATGGCTTAACAGCAAGTATACTTTGGTTACAAAATCCTTCGGTTACTTTTTATGTTCACCGTTCATTCTCTATCCTGGTTTTATTGGTGAACGTATATTTATACATTAAAAACACCAAATTTGGCTTAGGATTTTCAAAAATGAACTGGGTACTTGCTATTATCGGAATCGAAATTTTAACCGGAATGTCAATGGCATATTTAGATTTCCCAATAGGAAGTCAGGCAATCCATTTAGTTCTTGCTTCTATCTTATTCGGAATTCAGTTTTACATGATTTTAGAAGCTAAGAAACCTAACCCAGCCAACTCTTAA
- a CDS encoding LytTR family DNA-binding domain-containing protein produces the protein MTTLIIEDEKPAARLLQRKLEKLDIAVETMLHSVEESVHWFTNNEHPDLIFLDIQLSDGLSFEIFEKINIQSAIIFTTAYDEYALKAFKLNSIDYLLKPIDEDDLEIAVTKFKTRIPKTDTGNQNIQVDFEQIRQMLSNPFEKNYKKRFTVKIGQHLKVITTEEIECFFSENKGTYIHTFDNRNYLIDSTLEVLEQELDMKDFFRVSRKFIVPLQAIKEIQVYTNSRLKVILPTYKEDEVVVSREKVQDFKSWLG, from the coding sequence ATGACCACACTAATAATAGAAGACGAAAAACCGGCAGCAAGATTATTGCAGCGAAAACTTGAAAAATTAGATATTGCTGTAGAAACCATGCTGCACTCCGTAGAAGAATCAGTTCATTGGTTTACCAATAATGAGCACCCTGATTTGATTTTTCTGGATATTCAGTTATCAGATGGTTTGTCGTTTGAAATTTTTGAAAAAATAAATATTCAAAGTGCCATTATTTTTACGACTGCTTACGATGAGTATGCCTTAAAAGCATTCAAATTAAATAGCATTGATTATCTTTTAAAACCTATTGATGAAGATGATTTAGAAATTGCTGTTACTAAATTTAAAACCCGAATTCCTAAAACAGATACAGGAAATCAAAACATTCAGGTTGATTTTGAGCAAATACGTCAAATGTTGTCTAATCCTTTTGAAAAGAATTATAAAAAGCGATTCACAGTTAAAATCGGACAGCATTTAAAAGTAATTACAACAGAAGAAATAGAATGTTTTTTTAGTGAAAACAAAGGGACTTACATTCATACTTTTGACAATCGTAATTATTTAATTGATTCGACTCTCGAAGTTCTGGAGCAGGAATTAGACATGAAAGATTTTTTCCGCGTAAGCAGAAAATTTATTGTACCTCTTCAGGCAATAAAAGAAATTCAGGTTTATACCAATTCCCGCCTAAAAGTTATTTTACCAACTTATAAAGAAGATGAGGTAGTTGTAAGCCGCGAAAAAGTACAGGATTTTAAGAGTTGGCTGGGTTAG
- a CDS encoding 2TM domain-containing protein, which yields MGRFRRRMFEEYADEFSTDENYNIAYRKVKRIKGFYSHLKVYLIVNVIIIISSLNRPYIGDHFEVRGFNNWETYSTAFFWGIALVIHAFSVFGRDIFFSDDWEQKKIQKYMEKEAQNKNKWE from the coding sequence ATGGGACGATTTAGAAGACGTATGTTTGAAGAATATGCAGACGAATTTAGTACAGACGAAAATTATAATATAGCATACAGAAAAGTGAAAAGAATAAAAGGATTTTACTCGCACTTGAAAGTTTATCTTATAGTGAATGTCATTATCATTATTTCAAGTTTGAACAGACCTTATATAGGGGATCACTTTGAAGTGAGAGGTTTCAATAATTGGGAAACCTATTCGACCGCATTTTTTTGGGGTATTGCTTTAGTGATTCATGCATTTAGTGTTTTTGGCCGTGATATCTTTTTTAGTGATGATTGGGAACAAAAGAAAATTCAAAAATATATGGAGAAAGAAGCTCAGAATAAGAATAAATGGGAGTAA
- a CDS encoding 2TM domain-containing protein encodes MEIKFTEEDKYYIAKKKVENIKGFYGNLTSYIFVNIILIIINLWTSPEYLWFFWPLLWWGVGVVFHGLKVFEIFPVLGKDWEERKIKELMEKEKENKNKWQ; translated from the coding sequence ATGGAAATTAAATTTACTGAAGAGGATAAATATTATATAGCAAAGAAGAAAGTAGAAAACATTAAAGGTTTTTACGGAAATCTTACTTCTTATATCTTTGTAAATATTATATTGATTATCATTAATTTGTGGACATCACCAGAATATTTATGGTTTTTTTGGCCACTATTATGGTGGGGAGTTGGAGTTGTTTTTCATGGATTAAAGGTTTTTGAAATATTTCCGGTTTTAGGAAAAGACTGGGAAGAAAGAAAAATCAAAGAATTGATGGAAAAAGAAAAAGAGAATAAAAATAAATGGCAATAA
- a CDS encoding 2TM domain-containing protein yields the protein MERDFDNDPEKFELQQIASRKVVKLRSFYIHTFFYSIGLILFILKDYFGLPLNVFPVRYLNSLVMIVWTTAFLVSAVEMFASFKILGKEWEERKLKNILEKKDKKQKWE from the coding sequence ATGGAAAGAGATTTTGATAATGACCCGGAAAAATTTGAACTGCAGCAAATAGCAAGCAGAAAAGTAGTTAAACTCAGATCATTTTATATTCACACGTTTTTCTACAGTATTGGTTTGATTCTTTTTATTTTAAAAGACTATTTCGGACTTCCTTTGAATGTGTTTCCGGTTCGATATTTAAATAGTTTAGTAATGATAGTCTGGACCACTGCATTTCTTGTATCTGCTGTAGAAATGTTCGCCTCTTTTAAAATTCTTGGAAAAGAATGGGAGGAACGTAAGCTGAAAAACATCTTAGAGAAAAAGGATAAAAAACAAAAATGGGAGTAA
- a CDS encoding 2TM domain-containing protein: protein METNYSDTERYYQAQKKVEEIKKFYHHLTVYVLCNPIVIAVNLMTSPGYLYFWYSLLGWGIAIVLHGLKAFDCFPFFSKQWEEQKIREIIDREETSKKQIWK, encoded by the coding sequence ATGGAAACAAATTATTCAGATACAGAACGCTATTATCAAGCTCAGAAAAAGGTAGAAGAAATTAAAAAGTTTTATCATCATTTAACGGTATATGTTCTCTGTAATCCAATTGTGATTGCTGTAAATTTGATGACTTCACCAGGGTATTTATATTTTTGGTATTCTTTGTTGGGTTGGGGAATTGCAATTGTTTTGCATGGATTGAAAGCTTTTGATTGTTTCCCATTTTTTAGTAAGCAATGGGAAGAACAAAAAATAAGAGAGATTATCGACAGAGAAGAAACGAGTAAAAAACAAATTTGGAAATAA
- a CDS encoding 2TM domain-containing protein — protein METNCHNDREKFELKQILNKRIVKLRLFCLHALVYAMGVSVFILKEFFGVHFDFFPVIYLNFVVIIIWTSVFLFSAIDLIVSYTIFGKKWEERKVKSILEKKQQKQKWV, from the coding sequence ATGGAAACTAATTGTCATAATGATCGGGAAAAATTTGAGTTAAAACAAATCTTGAACAAAAGGATCGTTAAACTCAGATTATTTTGTCTCCATGCGCTTGTATATGCTATGGGAGTGAGTGTTTTTATTTTGAAAGAATTTTTTGGAGTTCATTTTGATTTTTTTCCAGTCATATATCTAAATTTTGTTGTAATAATAATCTGGACCAGTGTGTTTTTATTTTCAGCCATTGATTTAATTGTTTCATATACAATATTTGGAAAAAAATGGGAAGAGCGTAAGGTAAAAAGCATCTTAGAGAAAAAACAACAAAAACAAAAATGGGTCTAA